From the Candidatus Methanoperedens sp. genome, the window TGGCGATTGAAGAATACAGGAAATTGAGGGATTTTGCAAGAACACCTGAGCCAAAGGGCAGCGCAAGAGAAAGTGCGGAAAATATTTTCGTGGTGCACGAACATGATGCCAGGCATTTGCATTATGACCTGCGCCTTTCGATAGGCGGGGTATTGCGGTCATGGACAGTCCCAAAGGAACCGCCTGATAAAGAAGGAATTAAACGCCTGGCGATCCAGACAGAGGATCATCCTCTCGAATACGCGGACTTTGAAGGCACGATACCCGAAG encodes:
- a CDS encoding 3'-phosphoesterase translates to MAIEEYRKLRDFARTPEPKGSARESAENIFVVHEHDARHLHYDLRLSIGGVLRSWTVPKEPPDKEGIKRLAIQTEDHPLEYADFEGTIPEGMYGAGTVRIWDKGEFIMDEETEKELFFELKGRKLAGRYALIRTKFRGKDSWLFFKRK